In Synechococcus sp. CC9616, the following are encoded in one genomic region:
- a CDS encoding glycoside hydrolase family 9 protein, translated as MQETFVSITEFGALGGSQHTTHAELMGGRTPITTEAVLAYNQLRNFLNLKPVSIEDVGRWAFASGLTNNTTASGQDEAGVGLWYAMQGAKVGWIADQAFHPELLADLQRLARLGDPADVLALSRRVDQDGFIEHLEAHGGIEAFINTLRMEPHYGGWMHSRAHGWRTIEGGAIAHDVNHLTVLSHDQTRSFMNDTFDWPQWPALEVPDSVVIDYFQSMVTLSDPTGSGPDGVDPSPQPQPSPQPQPQPQPQPDDNTLDVQINGDLWWNGFTADITLTNTSDKRLNDWTWSFTSPHTISGDPWGASLSTTDLGDGRFRHTLSGTGWGRRIKPGQSVTVGFNGTQQVDIGQNGQLDASLLLADDSPIQPQPAPSPTPTPQPQPQPEPEPAPEPEPPPAPKPVADYSEALGLSLLFYDANRSGDLDESTNRVPWRGDSGLRDGQDGIYFGDATAENLQVGLNLDLTGGYHDAGDHVKFGLPLASTLSTLAWSGISFADGYANSNQMDALLNTVRWGTDYLLKAQGTNAIGETTYFIAQVGDGQADHALWSAPEQQTVERPALAVTPDNPGSDVAAASAAALASASVLFRETGDSGYADTLLEASESLFTFADRYRGRYSDSIKSVQSFYNSWSGYNDELAYGAAWLARAVDAQGGDGDTYRSRAVDLYQKEIGGLNNGWTHNWDDASYATAVLLAQDAESAGSLSDVRGWLDSWVSGSNGVHLTDGNLRHISSWGSLRYAANTAMLAAEVADKLIDPDGRYSALASESIDYILGDNPRESSYLVGYGMNYPQQPHHRAASGVGWENFNNNQPNAYVLEGALVGGPTAPDDLSYTDSRSDYISNEVAIDYNAGLTGALAYLNQV; from the coding sequence ATGCAGGAAACGTTTGTATCAATTACTGAGTTCGGAGCTCTTGGTGGAAGTCAACACACCACCCACGCAGAACTCATGGGTGGACGTACACCCATCACCACAGAGGCAGTGCTGGCCTACAACCAGCTGCGTAACTTTCTCAACCTGAAGCCAGTCTCGATTGAAGACGTGGGGCGATGGGCTTTCGCTTCGGGTTTGACAAACAACACCACAGCCTCCGGACAGGACGAAGCAGGAGTGGGGCTTTGGTACGCCATGCAGGGTGCCAAGGTCGGTTGGATTGCCGATCAGGCCTTTCATCCGGAACTGCTGGCCGATCTTCAACGATTGGCACGACTTGGCGATCCAGCCGATGTTCTGGCGTTGTCCCGACGGGTGGATCAAGACGGCTTCATCGAACACCTCGAAGCCCATGGAGGCATCGAAGCCTTCATCAACACCCTGAGGATGGAACCCCACTACGGCGGCTGGATGCATTCCAGAGCCCATGGATGGCGAACCATTGAAGGGGGTGCCATTGCTCACGACGTGAACCACCTCACCGTGCTGAGCCATGACCAAACCAGGTCATTCATGAACGACACCTTCGACTGGCCGCAATGGCCGGCTCTTGAAGTTCCTGATTCTGTGGTGATCGACTACTTCCAGAGCATGGTGACGCTGAGCGATCCCACGGGGTCAGGCCCTGACGGAGTCGATCCATCTCCTCAGCCACAGCCCTCTCCTCAACCTCAACCTCAACCTCAACCTCAACCAGACGACAACACGCTCGACGTTCAGATCAACGGTGATCTCTGGTGGAACGGCTTCACCGCTGACATCACCCTCACCAACACCTCCGACAAGCGACTCAACGACTGGACCTGGAGCTTCACCAGCCCCCACACCATCAGCGGTGATCCCTGGGGAGCCAGCCTTTCAACCACTGATCTCGGCGATGGCCGCTTCCGCCACACCTTGTCCGGAACGGGCTGGGGACGACGGATCAAACCCGGACAGTCAGTCACCGTCGGCTTCAACGGCACCCAGCAGGTCGACATTGGTCAGAACGGACAGCTCGATGCCTCACTGCTGCTGGCTGATGACAGCCCCATCCAACCCCAGCCTGCTCCCAGCCCAACCCCAACTCCCCAACCTCAACCTCAACCGGAACCGGAACCAGCACCAGAACCAGAACCACCACCAGCACCCAAACCTGTTGCTGATTACAGCGAGGCGTTGGGGCTTTCGCTGTTGTTTTACGACGCCAACCGCTCCGGTGACCTTGATGAATCAACCAACCGTGTCCCCTGGCGTGGGGATTCCGGGCTGCGTGATGGGCAAGACGGCATCTATTTCGGCGATGCGACAGCGGAGAACCTGCAGGTTGGTCTCAACCTTGATCTCACCGGTGGGTATCACGATGCCGGCGATCACGTGAAGTTCGGTCTACCCCTTGCCTCGACCCTTTCAACCCTGGCCTGGAGCGGAATCAGCTTTGCTGACGGTTACGCCAACAGCAACCAGATGGATGCCTTGCTGAACACCGTCCGATGGGGAACGGACTATTTGCTTAAGGCACAGGGGACTAATGCCATCGGAGAAACCACGTACTTCATTGCACAGGTTGGAGATGGGCAGGCAGACCATGCTCTGTGGAGCGCACCGGAACAACAAACGGTTGAACGTCCGGCGCTGGCCGTCACACCAGACAACCCGGGTAGCGATGTCGCCGCGGCGAGTGCTGCGGCCCTGGCCTCCGCATCCGTGTTGTTTCGAGAGACGGGAGACTCCGGATATGCCGACACCTTGCTTGAGGCCTCGGAATCTCTGTTCACATTTGCTGATCGCTATCGAGGGCGATATTCCGACTCCATCAAGAGCGTTCAGAGCTTTTACAACTCATGGAGCGGCTACAACGATGAACTGGCTTACGGAGCAGCCTGGCTGGCCAGGGCAGTGGATGCACAGGGGGGAGATGGTGACACCTATCGCTCCAGAGCTGTCGATCTCTATCAAAAGGAGATCGGCGGTCTCAACAACGGCTGGACCCATAACTGGGACGATGCGTCCTACGCCACAGCCGTTCTGCTGGCGCAGGATGCTGAATCCGCTGGCAGCCTCTCCGACGTTCGTGGCTGGCTCGACAGCTGGGTCAGTGGCAGCAATGGAGTCCATCTGACGGATGGAAACCTGCGCCACATCAGCTCATGGGGATCTCTGCGCTACGCGGCCAACACCGCAATGCTCGCTGCTGAAGTCGCCGACAAACTGATTGATCCCGACGGTCGCTACAGCGCACTGGCTTCCGAAAGCATCGACTACATCCTTGGAGACAACCCAAGGGAATCGAGTTACCTGGTCGGGTACGGGATGAATTATCCGCAGCAGCCCCATCATCGAGCCGCCTCAGGCGTGGGCTGGGAGAACTTCAACAACAATCAGCCGAATGCCTATGTCTTGGAAGGAGCTCTGGTAGGAGGTCCAACGGCGCCCGACGACCTGTCTTACACCGACTCCCGCAGTGACTACATCAGCAATGAAGTCGCCATCGACTACAACGCTGGCCTGACAGGTGCACTCGCCTACCTCAATCAGGTCTGA
- a CDS encoding adenylate/guanylate cyclase domain-containing protein, with amino-acid sequence MTAWITPLVWRLAVVFPLITPWAFEGFDAISRQQLFQWRGPREASDSVVVIGVDEASLDPALADFGPWPWPRSVQADLAAYVLGLGAEQVIFNIVHSGPSGYGAADDDAFVETLQPWSEQVVLSASYVRQLQGDLEQVQLKRPHASDFPNVGLSSFTLDRYGVVVAIPGKKELERMLSTFAPPHPKPLAHVAAGTSIRDGDDGIDFLGPAGHIPIIPAWMVESMPEESWSGQQVIFGATAPSLGDQLETPFGQVSGSEVLYAALAGELDGRGFRKPEQAMLIGLLILWGLIGLWRLGTGGAAATTVITSLGLTTVAAGGTVLAWSLGLWLPGAALMLSPLLGGSVRASVQFVQENRQRRFLHTVLSRRVSPTLMDDMVKSGETVWTQLGGRKARCVVLFTDLVGFTTRSSTLEPAALFTLLNRYFEAIAEPVLREQGLLDKFIGDSLMAEFGIPHHRGDKEEALAAVRAALRMRDNLKQLNAELQLDGQEHLAQGIGLHFGEVMAGNLGSSHRLEYTVIGATVNVASRLEGLTRHFDQHSILISGELRDLLGDAVEVIDLGPQMVKGWPVPIQVFSLLKLNDNSL; translated from the coding sequence ATGACGGCATGGATCACGCCGCTGGTCTGGCGGCTGGCCGTCGTGTTCCCTCTGATTACGCCCTGGGCGTTTGAAGGATTCGACGCGATCAGTCGGCAGCAATTGTTCCAGTGGCGCGGCCCTCGGGAAGCCAGCGACAGCGTTGTCGTTATTGGTGTGGACGAAGCATCTCTGGACCCGGCACTGGCTGACTTCGGTCCCTGGCCCTGGCCCCGCTCGGTGCAGGCCGATCTTGCGGCGTACGTGCTGGGTCTCGGCGCAGAACAGGTGATTTTCAACATCGTCCATTCCGGACCAAGCGGATATGGAGCGGCTGATGACGACGCCTTCGTTGAAACATTGCAGCCGTGGAGCGAGCAAGTGGTGCTCAGCGCGTCCTATGTGCGACAGCTCCAGGGGGATCTGGAGCAGGTGCAGCTGAAACGCCCCCACGCCAGCGACTTCCCAAACGTGGGGTTGTCCAGTTTCACGCTGGACCGCTACGGCGTTGTTGTGGCAATCCCAGGAAAAAAGGAACTGGAGCGGATGCTGTCGACCTTTGCTCCACCCCATCCAAAACCTCTGGCCCACGTTGCAGCCGGAACGAGCATCCGCGATGGCGACGACGGAATCGACTTTCTTGGACCCGCCGGCCACATTCCGATCATCCCCGCCTGGATGGTGGAGTCCATGCCGGAGGAGAGCTGGAGCGGACAACAGGTGATCTTTGGCGCCACAGCGCCATCCCTCGGCGACCAGCTGGAAACCCCCTTCGGCCAGGTCAGTGGGTCGGAGGTGCTGTATGCCGCTCTGGCCGGTGAACTCGACGGTCGAGGCTTCCGGAAACCAGAGCAGGCAATGCTGATCGGGTTGTTGATCCTCTGGGGACTGATCGGACTGTGGCGCCTTGGAACCGGAGGAGCCGCGGCGACCACCGTGATCACAAGCCTGGGGCTGACGACAGTCGCTGCCGGTGGCACCGTCCTGGCCTGGTCCCTGGGTCTCTGGCTGCCGGGGGCCGCGTTAATGCTCTCGCCACTGCTTGGTGGGTCTGTGCGCGCGTCGGTTCAGTTCGTCCAAGAGAACCGTCAGCGGCGCTTTCTTCACACCGTGCTGTCCCGACGGGTTTCGCCGACTCTGATGGACGACATGGTGAAATCCGGCGAAACCGTTTGGACACAGCTCGGAGGCCGAAAAGCACGTTGCGTGGTTCTCTTCACGGATTTGGTGGGATTCACCACCCGCAGCAGCACCTTGGAACCGGCGGCATTATTCACGCTGCTGAACCGTTACTTCGAAGCCATCGCCGAACCGGTCCTGCGGGAGCAGGGGTTGCTCGACAAATTCATCGGGGACTCCCTGATGGCTGAATTTGGCATTCCACACCATCGCGGCGACAAGGAAGAGGCACTGGCAGCCGTGAGGGCTGCCCTGAGGATGCGGGACAACCTCAAACAGCTGAATGCGGAACTTCAGCTGGACGGGCAGGAGCATCTCGCCCAGGGAATCGGGCTCCACTTTGGCGAGGTGATGGCAGGCAATCTCGGCTCAAGCCACAGGCTCGAATACACCGTGATCGGAGCCACCGTGAATGTGGCGAGTCGCTTGGAAGGGTTGACCCGACACTTCGACCAACATTCGATTCTGATCAGTGGCGAATTGCGCGATCTGCTTGGGGATGCTGTCGAGGTGATCGACCTTGGACCACAGATGGTGAAGGGATGGCCAGTACCGATTCAGGTGTTCTCTCTGCTGAAACTCAACGACAACAGTCTTTAG
- a CDS encoding response regulator transcription factor produces the protein MSFKSFLTELSQLIHHRSVISCTYPKLVALETVNELTELNCAFPGLNCSKGAEVLAHVNQHQNPSVLFITEHLADGLGLELVQTLSTSRLDHRCVLILTHNHDLNRDGINDPSISAVVLDHNIGRDTCVLEQALKAVNRNQRFVDPELSKADGLSSANTEPLSDRELEVLGLVAEGLSNREVAERLYLAPTTVRDHLQSLMRKMDVRSRTGAAVAGLRMGLLAG, from the coding sequence ATGTCCTTCAAATCCTTTCTCACCGAACTCAGTCAGCTGATCCATCACCGATCAGTCATCAGTTGCACGTACCCGAAGCTGGTCGCTCTCGAGACCGTGAACGAACTCACGGAACTGAACTGCGCTTTCCCGGGACTGAACTGCAGCAAAGGCGCCGAGGTCCTCGCGCATGTGAACCAACACCAGAACCCATCAGTGCTGTTCATCACAGAACATCTCGCGGATGGATTGGGGCTGGAGCTCGTCCAAACGCTCAGCACGTCGCGCTTGGACCATCGCTGCGTTCTGATCCTGACCCATAACCATGATCTCAATCGCGACGGAATCAACGATCCATCGATCTCTGCCGTGGTGCTCGATCACAACATCGGGAGGGATACCTGTGTCCTCGAACAGGCTCTCAAAGCCGTCAACCGCAATCAGCGATTTGTGGATCCGGAACTTTCCAAAGCAGACGGATTAAGCTCGGCCAACACAGAACCTCTGAGTGATCGCGAACTGGAAGTACTGGGCCTGGTCGCTGAAGGATTAAGCAACCGCGAAGTGGCGGAGCGTCTCTATTTGGCTCCCACCACAGTGCGTGATCACCTCCAATCGTTAATGAGAAAAATGGATGTGCGCAGCAGAACCGGTGCAGCGGTTGCTGGGCTGAGGATGGGATTACTGGCAGGGTGA
- a CDS encoding RluA family pseudouridine synthase: protein MSARSRRAEPPELFTQGFGEGEGELLTLIYPKPLPMRLDRWLVSQRSEQSRARIQKFIDAGYVRVNGTTGKAKTPLRQGDQVQLWMPPPEPLPYLKPEPMDLDVLFEDSHLIVINKPAGLTVHPAPGNKDGTLVNGLLHHCPDLPGISGKLRPGIVHRLDKDTTGCIVIAKSQEALVRLQVQIQKRIASRDYLAVVHGVPGGDSGTIVGAIGRHPVDRKKYAVVSGDAGRHACTHWSLLERFGDYSLMRFKLDTGRTHQIRVHCAHMNHPVVGDPTYSRCRRLPIEMPGQALHAVQLGLNHPISGERMVFEAPLPPVMEKLIGILRRRSDQT, encoded by the coding sequence ATGAGCGCAAGGAGTCGAAGAGCGGAGCCGCCGGAGCTGTTCACCCAGGGATTCGGAGAGGGGGAGGGGGAATTGCTGACCCTGATCTATCCCAAGCCGTTGCCGATGCGATTGGACCGCTGGTTGGTAAGCCAGCGAAGCGAGCAAAGCCGTGCCCGGATCCAGAAGTTCATCGACGCTGGTTATGTCCGTGTGAATGGAACGACAGGGAAAGCCAAAACCCCTCTTCGCCAGGGAGATCAGGTTCAGCTCTGGATGCCGCCGCCGGAGCCGCTGCCTTATTTGAAGCCGGAGCCCATGGATCTGGATGTGCTTTTCGAGGACAGCCACCTGATCGTGATCAACAAACCGGCAGGATTAACGGTGCATCCCGCGCCAGGAAACAAGGACGGCACCCTGGTTAATGGCTTGCTCCATCACTGTCCGGATTTGCCTGGGATCAGCGGCAAACTGCGGCCGGGGATCGTTCACAGACTGGATAAGGACACCACCGGTTGCATCGTGATTGCCAAGTCTCAGGAGGCTTTGGTGCGGTTGCAGGTTCAGATCCAGAAGCGGATCGCTTCAAGGGATTACCTCGCCGTTGTGCATGGCGTTCCCGGTGGAGACAGCGGCACGATTGTTGGAGCCATTGGCCGACATCCAGTCGATCGGAAAAAATATGCAGTGGTGAGTGGTGACGCCGGTCGTCATGCCTGCACCCACTGGAGCTTGCTGGAACGCTTTGGTGATTACTCCTTGATGCGTTTCAAGCTCGATACGGGTCGCACCCATCAGATTCGGGTGCATTGCGCCCACATGAATCACCCCGTGGTGGGCGATCCCACCTACAGCAGGTGCCGCAGGCTGCCGATCGAGATGCCTGGTCAGGCGTTGCATGCGGTTCAGCTGGGACTGAATCATCCGATCAGTGGGGAACGGATGGTGTTCGAAGCTCCCTTGCCCCCCGTGATGGAGAAGTTGATCGGGATCTTGCGGCGACGTTCGGATCAGACCTGA